Proteins from a genomic interval of Sporolactobacillus sp. Y61:
- the yihA gene encoding ribosome biogenesis GTP-binding protein YihA/YsxC codes for MKITQAEYIISAVGPAQYPADGLPEIALAGRSNVGKSSFINKMLGRRNLVRISEKPGKTQKLNYFKINGCFYFVDVPGYGYAKVSKKEREAWGKMLDKYFSERGTLRAVVHLVDMRHPPTHQDIQMHEYLKFYGHPVITVATKADKLSRGSYQKQKKMITHTLSLKKDEPLLLFSSMTGMGTDEAWQAIDRLIVNDM; via the coding sequence ATGAAAATTACTCAGGCGGAATATATCATCAGTGCAGTAGGTCCGGCACAGTACCCCGCAGACGGACTCCCGGAAATAGCGCTTGCCGGCCGTTCAAATGTCGGTAAATCTTCATTTATTAATAAGATGCTCGGACGCAGGAACCTGGTCAGGATTTCTGAAAAGCCGGGCAAGACTCAGAAACTGAACTATTTTAAAATAAATGGTTGTTTTTATTTTGTAGATGTACCGGGTTATGGTTATGCCAAAGTCTCTAAAAAAGAGCGGGAAGCCTGGGGGAAAATGCTGGATAAATATTTTTCAGAACGGGGCACATTACGTGCTGTTGTTCATCTCGTCGATATGCGCCACCCGCCCACACATCAGGATATTCAGATGCACGAATACCTGAAATTTTACGGTCACCCGGTCATTACCGTGGCTACGAAAGCGGACAAACTGTCCCGGGGAAGCTATCAAAAACAGAAAAAGATGATTACGCATACACTTTCACTTAAGAAAGATGAACCCCTTCTCCTTTTTTCTTCGATGACAGGTATGGGTACAGACGAAGCCTGGCAGGCAATTGACCGTCTGATCGTAAATGACATGTGA
- a CDS encoding uroporphyrinogen-III synthase → MIQVLKGKRVLITRSAGQASEMIARVQDYGGEAVTVPLMSYRFVPVPRDERTRWLDHVSRADLIILTSGNSVDFFMRTLDTPARIRGKRLAAVGRKTARKLADAGLKNVYVPEKYTGKALGKALLTGTLHAERIVFPHGSLTDPSWIHDLKSHGFNVTERTLYETVPDLSQKERLAEIMRSGEMDALTFASPSAVRFFTEMLNEETWKKALTASVVGAIGPSTAQSLDALGFAADVIPKYFTSVDLIDALANFYNKRKKSST, encoded by the coding sequence ATGATACAGGTACTGAAAGGGAAACGTGTACTGATTACCCGATCTGCCGGTCAGGCTTCAGAAATGATTGCCCGGGTACAGGATTATGGCGGAGAGGCGGTAACGGTTCCACTGATGAGCTACCGATTCGTACCGGTTCCCCGTGACGAACGAACACGCTGGCTGGATCACGTTAGCCGGGCTGATCTGATCATTCTGACCAGCGGGAACAGTGTCGATTTTTTTATGCGTACGCTCGATACCCCGGCCAGAATCAGAGGAAAACGACTGGCGGCCGTCGGACGCAAGACAGCCCGGAAACTTGCAGATGCCGGTCTGAAAAACGTCTATGTTCCGGAAAAGTACACAGGCAAAGCGCTGGGGAAAGCACTCCTGACCGGAACATTACATGCAGAGCGGATTGTTTTTCCTCATGGCTCGCTGACTGACCCGTCCTGGATTCATGATCTGAAGTCACATGGCTTTAACGTGACAGAGCGGACGCTTTATGAAACCGTACCGGATCTGTCTCAAAAAGAGAGACTGGCTGAAATCATGCGTTCCGGGGAAATGGATGCACTGACTTTTGCCAGTCCCTCTGCCGTCCGCTTTTTTACGGAAATGCTTAATGAAGAGACGTGGAAAAAAGCCCTGACTGCGAGTGTCGTCGGAGCAATTGGACCGTCAACGGCCCAAAGCCTTGATGCACTCGGCTTCGCTGCTGATGTGATTCCAAAATACTTCACATCCGTTGATCTTATTGACGCTCTGGCAAATTTTTATAATAAAAGAAAGAAGTCCTCAACATGA
- a CDS encoding DUF421 domain-containing protein — protein MHFLQIATELIIGFIALFLLTKILGKATLSQVTAFDFISAIVLGEFVGNALYDKEVGIGSVLFAIVLWGVMIYIVEWCTQKFRATRGFLEGKPSIVIRNGHLDREQMKKEKLDLNMLQNLLRQKDIFSIREVAYAILETDGSISALKKNRYDQPTSDMLKLPDKPVCLPVTLIMDGEVDWENLERSGLNEAWLAKELKKNHIDQFQDVFYCEWKKGEGIYLEKK, from the coding sequence ATGCATTTTCTCCAGATTGCAACCGAATTGATCATCGGTTTTATTGCTCTGTTTTTATTGACCAAGATATTAGGTAAAGCGACACTTTCACAGGTTACTGCTTTTGATTTTATCTCTGCGATTGTGCTTGGTGAATTCGTCGGGAATGCGCTCTATGACAAAGAAGTAGGTATCGGTTCCGTGCTCTTTGCCATCGTTTTATGGGGTGTTATGATCTACATCGTGGAGTGGTGTACGCAAAAATTTCGTGCCACAAGAGGATTCCTTGAAGGGAAACCGTCAATTGTCATTCGTAACGGGCATCTGGACAGAGAGCAGATGAAGAAAGAGAAACTTGACCTGAATATGCTGCAAAATCTTCTGAGACAAAAGGATATCTTCTCCATCCGTGAAGTCGCTTATGCGATTCTGGAGACAGACGGATCCATCAGTGCGCTGAAAAAAAACCGGTATGACCAGCCGACCAGCGACATGCTGAAACTGCCGGATAAACCGGTCTGTCTGCCGGTGACACTGATCATGGACGGTGAGGTCGACTGGGAGAATCTGGAACGATCAGGTTTGAATGAAGCATGGCTTGCAAAAGAACTGAAAAAAAATCATATTGATCAGTTTCAGGATGTTTTTTATTGTGAATGGAAAAAGGGTGAAGGGATTTACCTCGAAAAGAAATAG
- the hemA gene encoding glutamyl-tRNA reductase, whose product MHILAVGVNYHSAPVHIREHLAFNKSGIEKALTILRNTKSIFEDVIISTCNRTEIYVVSDQLHTGRYYTKRFFAEWFHLSIADLEPFLFIKHGREAMDHLFRVTCGLDSMILGETQILGQVRNSFLTAQSAGTTGTFFNELFKEALTVARKAQHVTQINDHPVSVSYAAVEMLRHRFGTLEDKTVLMIGAGKMSRLALKHLAGNGAGDLLIANRTTEKAVHLAAQCGGRPVRFDSRNHLIRESDIVITATSAHEYLLTGKEIHSAMSGRERRPLILVDIGVPRNIDPEAGKIEGVFLSDIDDLKDVIENNREARLQAAKRIVPMIEQQMVKYEEWLQTLGVVPVITALRKKALEIHAETMTSLDHKLPEMTEHERKVISKHTKSMINQLLRDPISKIKELAVQNSGREAIRLFADIFHISDSVTSGTSHDDTSKGGKTAEQDEMDGKTGKKTEQAVQIH is encoded by the coding sequence ATGCACATTCTGGCAGTGGGAGTCAACTATCACAGTGCTCCGGTCCATATAAGGGAACATTTGGCGTTTAATAAATCAGGTATTGAGAAAGCGCTAACAATTTTGCGGAATACGAAAAGTATTTTTGAAGATGTCATTATTTCTACATGTAATCGCACAGAAATCTATGTTGTCAGTGATCAACTGCACACGGGACGCTATTATACAAAAAGATTCTTTGCTGAATGGTTCCATCTTTCCATAGCAGATCTTGAACCCTTCCTTTTTATAAAGCATGGCAGGGAAGCAATGGATCATCTTTTTCGTGTGACTTGCGGACTTGATTCCATGATTCTGGGGGAGACACAGATTCTCGGACAGGTCAGAAACAGTTTTTTGACTGCACAGTCGGCGGGGACAACAGGGACGTTTTTTAATGAACTGTTCAAGGAAGCACTGACCGTAGCCAGAAAAGCTCAGCATGTCACACAGATTAATGATCATCCGGTTTCCGTGAGTTATGCGGCTGTAGAAATGCTGCGCCACCGGTTTGGCACTCTTGAAGATAAAACGGTACTGATGATTGGTGCCGGTAAAATGAGCAGACTGGCTCTGAAGCATCTTGCCGGTAATGGTGCCGGAGATCTTTTGATTGCGAACAGAACCACAGAGAAAGCGGTTCACCTTGCAGCGCAGTGTGGCGGAAGGCCGGTGCGCTTTGACAGTCGAAATCATTTAATCAGAGAGTCGGATATTGTGATTACGGCGACTTCGGCACATGAGTATCTGCTTACGGGAAAAGAAATTCATTCCGCAATGTCCGGGCGTGAGAGGCGTCCTCTTATTCTTGTAGATATTGGTGTTCCGCGCAATATTGATCCTGAGGCGGGAAAAATCGAAGGCGTGTTTCTTTCTGATATCGACGATCTTAAAGATGTCATCGAAAATAACAGAGAGGCACGTCTGCAGGCTGCTAAGCGCATCGTTCCGATGATTGAGCAGCAGATGGTAAAGTATGAGGAATGGCTGCAGACCCTCGGGGTTGTTCCGGTGATCACCGCGCTCAGGAAAAAGGCACTGGAGATTCATGCGGAAACGATGACGAGTCTTGATCACAAACTTCCGGAGATGACCGAACACGAAAGAAAGGTAATCAGCAAACATACCAAAAGCATGATTAATCAGTTGCTGAGGGATCCGATCAGTAAAATCAAGGAACTTGCCGTTCAAAACAGCGGCAGGGAAGCCATCCGTCTCTTTGCCGATATCTTTCATATTTCGGATAGCGTCACATCGGGGACGTCTCACGATGATACCTCAAAAGGCGGAAAGACCGCTGAACAGGATGAAATGGATGGAAAAACAGGGAAAAAAACGGAACAGGCGGTTCAAATCCATTAA
- the hemB gene encoding porphobilinogen synthase: MTELHFDRHRRLRRTAVLREMVRETFLRPSDFIYPIFVTEEGSHIRSEIPSMPGVFQYSVDRLDEELKEVTDLGIPSVIFFGIPKKKDAVGSGAYDAHGVVQEAIRLTKKNYPDLVVIADTCMCEYTDHGHCGIVHNGDVDNDESLDYLARTAVSQAEAGADIIAPSNMMDGFVTAIRHALDEAGYQQIPIMSYAVKYASAFFGPFRDAAESAPKFGNRKTYQMDPANCREALREADSDVREGADFIIVKPALPYLDVLRDVRNSINLPLVAYNVSGEYAMVKAAAQNGWINEKAVVLEALTSMKRAGADLIITYHAKDAVRWLREEG; this comes from the coding sequence ATGACAGAACTACATTTTGATCGTCACAGACGGCTCAGAAGAACAGCCGTACTCAGAGAAATGGTTCGGGAAACCTTTCTCAGACCCTCTGACTTTATCTATCCGATTTTTGTTACCGAAGAAGGCAGCCATATCAGGTCGGAGATCCCATCGATGCCCGGTGTCTTTCAGTATTCTGTGGACAGACTGGATGAAGAACTGAAAGAAGTTACGGATCTCGGCATTCCATCCGTCATCTTTTTCGGCATTCCGAAGAAAAAAGACGCCGTCGGCTCCGGGGCCTATGACGCGCATGGCGTCGTGCAGGAAGCCATACGGCTGACGAAAAAGAACTACCCGGATCTGGTTGTGATCGCAGATACGTGCATGTGTGAATATACAGATCACGGACACTGCGGGATCGTTCACAATGGAGATGTGGATAATGATGAAAGTCTGGATTACCTGGCCAGGACGGCTGTTTCTCAGGCGGAGGCAGGTGCTGATATTATCGCACCATCAAACATGATGGACGGCTTTGTGACGGCGATCCGTCATGCACTGGACGAGGCAGGCTACCAGCAGATCCCGATTATGTCCTATGCGGTAAAATATGCCTCCGCATTCTTCGGACCTTTTCGTGATGCAGCCGAAAGTGCACCGAAGTTTGGCAATCGTAAAACCTATCAGATGGATCCGGCAAACTGCCGGGAGGCACTCAGAGAAGCGGATTCCGATGTCCGGGAAGGTGCTGATTTTATCATTGTTAAACCGGCTCTGCCCTATCTGGACGTTCTGAGAGATGTCCGGAATTCGATCAACCTTCCACTTGTTGCTTATAACGTCAGCGGCGAATATGCTATGGTGAAAGCAGCCGCGCAGAACGGCTGGATCAATGAGAAGGCTGTCGTTCTCGAAGCGCTGACTTCGATGAAGAGGGCCGGTGCCGATCTGATCATTACATATCATGCAAAGGATGCCGTCCGCTGGCTCCGGGAAGAGGGTTAA
- the hemC gene encoding hydroxymethylbilane synthase, with protein MRTLVIGSRRSKLALVQSRKVMEILKAASGGLNVQIRHIVTRGDRIQHVALSKAGGKGLFVKEIERALLDGSIDLAVHSMKDMPADLPEGLEIGGIPAREDPGDVLISRNGGDLDTLAPGAIIGTSSLRRAAQILYKRPDLKIKTLRGNVDTRLSKLKSGAFDAIVLARAGLNRLERKEQAISIPFAVMLPAVGQGALAIECRSGDAELKALLKKISDEKTWRTVLAERAFLKKLEGGCQVPIAAHCVLRDDGCFSLDGLVASPDGQTLLRTERDGRNPEKLGYLVAESLLNRGADKILAAFRPSEPGRE; from the coding sequence ATGAGGACCCTTGTCATAGGTTCAAGAAGAAGCAAACTGGCTCTTGTACAAAGCCGGAAAGTGATGGAAATACTGAAGGCGGCTTCAGGCGGCCTTAACGTTCAGATCAGGCATATTGTGACCCGCGGTGACCGGATTCAGCATGTCGCCCTGTCGAAAGCAGGTGGAAAGGGTCTTTTTGTCAAAGAAATTGAACGGGCACTGCTTGACGGGTCAATTGATCTGGCGGTTCACAGCATGAAGGATATGCCTGCAGACCTCCCTGAAGGGCTGGAAATTGGCGGAATTCCGGCTCGTGAGGACCCGGGTGATGTTCTGATTTCGCGAAACGGGGGTGATCTTGACACACTCGCGCCCGGCGCAATCATTGGGACAAGCAGCCTGCGCCGGGCAGCTCAGATTTTGTATAAAAGGCCGGATCTTAAGATTAAAACGTTGCGGGGCAACGTCGATACCCGTCTCTCAAAGCTGAAGTCCGGGGCGTTTGATGCCATCGTCCTTGCCAGAGCCGGTTTGAATCGATTAGAGAGAAAAGAACAGGCAATCTCGATTCCGTTTGCCGTCATGCTCCCGGCTGTTGGCCAGGGGGCACTGGCGATTGAGTGCCGGTCCGGAGATGCAGAACTGAAAGCCTTGCTGAAGAAAATCAGTGATGAGAAGACGTGGCGTACGGTTCTGGCTGAACGGGCGTTCCTGAAAAAACTGGAGGGTGGCTGCCAGGTGCCGATCGCGGCCCATTGTGTATTGCGGGATGACGGCTGCTTTTCTCTCGACGGGCTCGTTGCTTCACCGGACGGGCAGACCCTGCTGCGAACAGAAAGGGATGGCCGGAATCCTGAGAAACTGGGTTACCTGGTCGCAGAATCCCTGCTTAACCGGGGTGCGGATAAAATACTGGCTGCCTTCCGTCCGTCTGAACCGGGAAGGGAATGA
- a CDS encoding LysM peptidoglycan-binding domain-containing protein produces the protein MSQASDDRLQFSINESVWLRNDAPAKEILSMALEPDITVEENVNDVTIKGFLRLTGEYIPDNSSVSDNQEIPAPFRTIEEIMETDTGTAVLEHRFPLDITIPVERVPNLEELFLVIDSFDYELTGQRHMQLQADIAITGLADPVRKEKALKKAQPPVKAQPPVAPPQPAPPAAPSEKKKEVKKPAEKPAAVPKAEKAAPKKEASAPKAEKAAPKKEAAAPKAEKAAPKKEAAAPKAEKAAPKKEASAPKAEKAAPKKEAAAPKAEKAAAKKEAALKADKTQLKPEKENPAPAMKVDHLSVQPAANPLKAAKKAMPQPVEKASKAGKGKRTEDDYQDVLLSGEYEEMPTDSQYEEDGTLAAFSYQTMRRPELIEEEEVPHVAFSERTEAVLPQAAPGEQTEPEAILSEEKETSGESSNYLTKVLAGDEAEQRTQVRLCIVQTGDSLESISERYHVPVTSLLRKNELTTAHIEPGEILYIPKAARSGKNE, from the coding sequence ATGTCTCAAGCATCTGATGATCGTCTGCAGTTTTCAATAAATGAGTCAGTATGGCTGAGAAATGACGCGCCGGCAAAAGAAATACTGTCCATGGCGCTGGAGCCGGACATCACAGTCGAGGAAAATGTGAATGACGTGACGATTAAAGGCTTTCTCCGACTTACGGGTGAATATATTCCGGATAATAGTTCCGTATCGGATAATCAGGAGATTCCGGCACCCTTCCGAACGATCGAGGAAATCATGGAAACCGATACTGGAACGGCTGTACTGGAGCACCGTTTTCCACTTGATATTACCATTCCCGTGGAACGCGTTCCGAACCTGGAGGAACTCTTCCTCGTTATCGATTCCTTCGATTATGAGTTAACGGGACAGCGTCATATGCAACTTCAGGCGGATATCGCCATCACCGGTCTTGCCGACCCTGTGAGGAAGGAAAAAGCGTTAAAGAAAGCTCAGCCACCTGTGAAAGCTCAGCCACCTGTGGCTCCACCTCAGCCTGCGCCGCCCGCTGCTCCGTCCGAAAAGAAAAAGGAGGTAAAGAAACCGGCAGAGAAACCGGCTGCGGTTCCGAAGGCGGAAAAAGCAGCGCCCAAGAAAGAAGCGTCGGCTCCGAAAGCGGAAAAAGCAGCGCCTAAAAAAGAGGCTGCGGCTCCGAAAGCAGAAAAAGCAGCGCCTAAAAAAGAGGCTGCGGCTCCGAAAGCAGAAAAAGCAGCGCCCAAGAAAGAAGCGTCGGCTCCGAAAGCGGAAAAAGCAGCGCCCAAGAAAGAAGCAGCAGCTCCGAAGGCGGAAAAAGCGGCAGCCAAAAAAGAAGCAGCTCTGAAAGCCGACAAGACGCAGCTAAAGCCGGAAAAGGAGAATCCGGCCCCTGCGATGAAAGTGGATCATCTTTCCGTTCAACCGGCAGCAAACCCTCTGAAAGCGGCAAAAAAGGCGATGCCGCAGCCGGTTGAAAAGGCTTCAAAAGCGGGGAAGGGAAAAAGGACAGAAGACGACTACCAGGATGTCTTGCTTTCCGGCGAGTATGAAGAAATGCCGACAGACAGCCAGTATGAGGAAGACGGCACACTTGCGGCATTCAGTTATCAGACCATGCGCAGGCCGGAGCTGATTGAAGAAGAGGAGGTCCCCCATGTTGCGTTTTCCGAGAGAACAGAAGCTGTCCTGCCCCAGGCTGCTCCTGGCGAACAGACAGAACCGGAAGCCATTTTATCTGAAGAGAAGGAAACATCCGGTGAGAGCAGCAATTATCTGACCAAAGTTCTAGCGGGGGATGAAGCCGAACAGAGGACTCAGGTCAGATTATGCATCGTCCAGACCGGCGACTCCCTCGAGAGCATATCCGAACGTTATCATGTCCCGGTAACCAGTCTCCTCAGAAAGAATGAACTGACGACAGCTCATATTGAACCCGGTGAAATTCTTTATATCCCAAAGGCTGCGCGGTCGGGAAAGAATGAATGA
- the hemL gene encoding glutamate-1-semialdehyde 2,1-aminomutase — MDFSKSIAAFKEAKPLMPGGVNSPVRAFPAVDLNPIYMDHGKGSKIYDLDGNEYIDYVLSWGPLILGHADEKVVEFVKKTVEKGTSFGAPHILETKLAELVIDRVPSVEKVRMVNSGTEATMSAIRLARGYTGRDKILKFEGSYHGSSDSLLIKAGSGVATLGLPDSPGVPAQLAKDTLTVPYNDAEKVDDVFKQFGHDIACIIVEPVAGNMGVVPPVPGFLEELRRITRQYGSLLIFDEVMTGFRVAYHCAQGYYGVTPDLTTLGKVIGGGLPVGAYGGRNDIMSQVAPEGPVYQAGTLSGNPLAMAAGYMTLKQLKPQDYDDFRLKADRLAKGYRKAAEKYHIPLSVNQAGAMMGFFFTDQKVINYKRSKGSNLEHFKKYFAAMIKQGISLPPSQFEGVFLSTKHSMEDIRKTIDAAEQAFKEIAESE; from the coding sequence ATGGATTTCAGTAAATCAATTGCAGCTTTTAAGGAAGCGAAGCCTTTGATGCCGGGAGGCGTAAACAGTCCGGTACGGGCCTTTCCTGCCGTTGATCTGAATCCGATTTATATGGATCACGGGAAGGGGTCAAAAATTTATGATCTTGACGGAAACGAGTACATCGATTACGTCCTCAGCTGGGGACCGCTGATTCTCGGACACGCTGATGAGAAAGTCGTCGAATTCGTCAAGAAAACTGTGGAAAAAGGGACCAGTTTCGGTGCCCCGCATATTCTTGAGACCAAACTTGCGGAACTGGTCATTGATCGTGTGCCCTCAGTTGAAAAGGTGCGCATGGTGAACTCCGGGACAGAAGCGACCATGAGCGCGATCCGACTTGCCCGCGGCTACACGGGAAGAGATAAGATTCTCAAGTTCGAAGGCAGTTATCACGGGAGTTCGGACTCACTTCTGATCAAAGCCGGTTCCGGGGTCGCAACGCTCGGCCTTCCGGACAGCCCCGGTGTTCCGGCACAGCTTGCCAAGGATACACTTACCGTTCCCTACAATGATGCAGAAAAGGTTGATGACGTGTTCAAACAATTTGGACACGACATTGCCTGCATCATAGTTGAGCCTGTCGCCGGGAATATGGGGGTCGTTCCTCCTGTTCCCGGATTTCTGGAAGAACTGCGGCGGATTACCAGACAGTACGGCTCGCTTCTGATTTTTGATGAAGTCATGACCGGATTCCGGGTCGCCTATCATTGTGCGCAGGGTTATTATGGGGTTACTCCGGACCTGACCACGCTCGGAAAAGTAATCGGCGGCGGTCTGCCAGTAGGCGCATACGGCGGCAGAAACGATATCATGAGCCAGGTGGCGCCGGAAGGACCGGTTTATCAGGCCGGCACACTTTCCGGTAATCCGCTGGCGATGGCAGCAGGTTATATGACGCTGAAGCAGTTGAAACCTCAGGACTATGATGATTTCAGATTAAAGGCGGACCGTCTTGCAAAGGGCTACAGGAAAGCAGCAGAAAAATATCACATTCCGCTGTCAGTTAACCAGGCCGGCGCAATGATGGGCTTTTTCTTCACTGATCAGAAAGTCATTAATTATAAACGTTCGAAAGGATCCAATCTGGAACATTTTAAAAAGTATTTTGCCGCGATGATCAAACAGGGCATTTCCCTGCCTCCTTCTCAGTTTGAAGGGGTCTTCCTGTCGACAAAGCACTCCATGGAGGATATCAGGAAAACGATTGATGCAGCCGAACAGGCATTTAAGGAGATTGCGGAATCTGAATAA
- a CDS encoding flavocytochrome c — MTFRCHKTVCLILMLFLVAGTILSGCSSNASSDTGKFDPGTYEGVSKGHGGDVKAKVTVTKDKIKSITVDAKGETGQIGSGAARQLTDEIIATQSLAVDAVSGASESSAAILEAVTRALEKAGGDIEALKDPKNKITVKEQKQKDLNVDVAVIGSGGAGLSAAIEADAAGKSVVILEKMPIIGGNTNRATGGMNAAETSIQKKAGIKDSRETFFNDTMKGGKNLNDPKLVRTLVDHAPGTVEWVNQLGAGLTDVTLGGGATNKRLHRPADGSPVGPVLVNVLTKKIKAEGIHILLNTRAEKLMVKNGTVAGVEAKDAKGNLFQVHAPAVIMATGGFSANSDMVEKYRPDLKGYFTTNHKGATGEGIRMAVDAGAAVTQMDQIQTHPTTDPETGFMFTEAVRGDGGLLINREGKRFVDEMETRDVVSDAIIAQKDHQAFLVTNDAIKEKNASLAQYIKDGYAVEGSNVEELARAMKVDPGTLEKTMADYASYVQKGKDKEFGRAHLEEPLTEGKYYAIPVVPSVHHTMGGLKIDTKAHVLHSSGRPVKGLYAAGEVTGGVHGGNRLGGNAVADIITFGRIAGQTAAAEIN; from the coding sequence ATGACTTTCAGGTGTCATAAGACCGTATGTCTGATATTGATGCTCTTTCTCGTTGCCGGCACGATCCTGTCGGGGTGCAGCAGCAACGCTTCATCAGACACAGGGAAGTTTGATCCCGGAACCTATGAAGGCGTGTCTAAGGGGCACGGGGGAGACGTAAAAGCAAAAGTAACAGTCACAAAGGATAAAATCAAGAGTATTACGGTGGATGCAAAAGGTGAAACCGGACAGATTGGATCCGGAGCCGCCCGTCAGCTGACCGATGAAATTATTGCCACGCAAAGTCTGGCTGTGGATGCGGTATCCGGGGCGAGCGAGTCCAGTGCTGCTATTCTGGAAGCCGTCACTCGGGCACTTGAGAAGGCGGGCGGTGACATTGAGGCATTAAAAGATCCGAAAAATAAAATAACGGTCAAAGAACAAAAACAGAAGGATCTGAATGTAGATGTTGCAGTTATCGGATCCGGCGGCGCAGGACTGTCCGCAGCGATTGAAGCAGACGCGGCAGGAAAATCCGTCGTGATTCTGGAAAAGATGCCGATCATCGGTGGAAATACCAACCGGGCGACGGGGGGTATGAATGCGGCAGAAACAAGTATTCAGAAAAAAGCGGGCATTAAGGATTCCAGGGAGACATTTTTTAATGATACGATGAAGGGCGGAAAGAATCTGAACGACCCAAAATTGGTCCGGACTCTGGTCGATCACGCGCCTGGAACAGTTGAATGGGTCAATCAGCTCGGTGCGGGTCTGACCGACGTGACGCTGGGCGGCGGAGCGACAAACAAACGTTTGCACCGGCCGGCTGACGGCTCACCTGTTGGTCCTGTACTGGTTAATGTGCTGACAAAGAAAATCAAGGCAGAAGGCATCCATATATTATTGAATACCCGCGCTGAGAAATTAATGGTAAAGAATGGAACAGTTGCAGGGGTGGAAGCAAAAGACGCCAAAGGAAATCTGTTTCAGGTCCATGCCCCTGCTGTCATCATGGCTACAGGCGGATTCAGTGCAAACAGTGATATGGTTGAGAAATATCGTCCTGATTTGAAAGGCTATTTTACCACCAATCATAAAGGTGCAACAGGAGAGGGCATCAGGATGGCCGTAGATGCCGGTGCTGCTGTCACCCAGATGGATCAGATTCAGACCCATCCGACGACGGATCCCGAAACCGGTTTTATGTTCACCGAAGCGGTCCGTGGTGATGGAGGCCTGCTGATCAACCGCGAAGGGAAACGCTTCGTTGATGAAATGGAAACGAGAGATGTCGTATCTGATGCCATCATTGCCCAGAAGGACCATCAGGCGTTTCTTGTGACGAACGATGCAATTAAGGAAAAAAATGCGTCACTCGCCCAATATATTAAAGATGGTTATGCGGTTGAAGGAAGTAATGTAGAGGAACTTGCCCGGGCAATGAAGGTTGATCCGGGAACGCTGGAGAAAACCATGGCGGACTACGCTTCATATGTTCAGAAGGGAAAGGATAAAGAATTTGGTCGGGCACATCTTGAAGAACCGCTTACGGAAGGAAAATATTATGCGATTCCGGTGGTCCCGTCAGTCCACCATACAATGGGTGGTCTGAAAATCGACACAAAGGCACATGTGCTCCATTCATCGGGTCGCCCGGTTAAGGGGCTGTATGCAGCGGGTGAAGTCACCGGCGGGGTACACGGAGGCAACCGTCTGGGCGGAAATGCTGTTGCAGATATTATCACTTTCGGCAGGATTGCCGGTCAGACAGCTGCAGCTGAAATAAATTAA